A stretch of DNA from Sphingomonas ginkgonis:
GGAACGAATTGGCAACGGCGATCCTGCGGCCGCTCGGCAATCGCCGGCCGGCGCCCCGCCTTGCCGCCAGGCGACGCGTTCCCCCGCGTCTCCTTTTTGAACGCTCGAGCCCCAGCCGCGTTGGCGTGCTTGACAAGGCAAGACCGCGTGCATCATCCCGGGTTTAACTCCGGGTAAACACCAGCGTTAGGGAACACCGCCGTGAAGGATCTCATCGGACGGACCAGCAAGGCGCTCGGCGTCGACGACCAGGTCATGCCGCTGGTCGAGAAGATGCGGGCCTTCCGCGACCGCAAGAAGGTGCAGGAGGCGCACCGCTCGGTCGAGCAGGCGTGGGTCGACCCGCGCATCCGCTTCCCCGCCTACGCCTCGATGGACCGGTTCATCGACGTCGACCGCCTCCGCGCGCTCGAGCCCGTGCTGCGCGAAAAGCTCGCCCCGCGCCAGCAGGACGACGGCAAGTTCTGGACCGGCCCCTACACGCTCGACCTGCTCGACAACCGCATGGCCGGCTCGCGCCTCGTCGAACTGTCGAAGAACAGGCGCGGGACCAGCTCGGAATATGCCGACCTCGACAAGGCCGAGCTGTGGGAAGTGTCCGAGCACGCCGCCGCCTTCCCCGAGGTGATGGACTTCATCGCCACCATGCCGTTCAAGTCGGTCGGCCGGATGCTCATCATGTACGACTTCAACGGTAAGCGCGTGCCGGCGCACCGCGACCATGACCGGACCGAGCAGGTCCACGACTTCATCTGGTTCCGCCCCAACCTCAAGAAGCCCTTTTTCGTGATGGACAGGCAGAGCGGCGAGAAGAAATATTTCGAGGGCTACAGCGCCTGGTTCGACACGGTGAACCAGTTCCACGGCGCCGACGCGGTCGAGGGATTCTCGATCAGCCTACGGGTCGACGGCGTCTTCACCGACGAGCTGCGCGCGCTGATCCCCGTCCCCGACCGGAATCTCGCCTCCACCTCCGCCCTGTGGGCCTGCACCGGCGACCGGGCGGCGACCAGCCACTGAGGCCTCGGCAGCCGTCCTGGCGCCAGCCGAACCGCGGCACCTTTCCTGAGCGGCAGCAGGCGCGCGAAGCGCTACGACCATAATTGGCTGCGGCTTCGGATGGATAGCGGACGTCGACCTGACTACGAGAACTGAATGGCACGCAACTTCTGGCAACAGCTCGGCGATCACCTCGGCGTCCAGGTCATCTCACCATTTGTATTCCAGGGAGGCCTAGGTCCAGTGGAGTTCACAGCACTGCTGACACAGTTCGGTGCTCCTCGGGGGATGGTGGTCGATGGTGACCTCGGCGTTATCGACGCCCACACTGACGCGCTTTTGAACGCGGGCTACGGATACTCATGTTGCGAGGGCGGCGACTACAATGAGGCGGAACCGTCCCTAGACATGCTCCGCGACTGGGAATGGTCTAGTGAAACAGCAAAGCCAGTTTGGCTCTAGATGAATGCCCACAATAGGCGGTAGCCGGACATAGCGACCGGCAAGGAGACCGACCGGTTGAAGGGGCAACCGCTGGCGGTCGAGCAGCGCGCGGCCGATCCGCCACTGCGGCATGTCGGTCAGACCGGGATTAGCTGAAGCAACCCCGCTCCCCGGTTGAAAGAGGGAAGGAAACGAAGCGCTGGGGCGGGAGGCCGGGCCACACCACCCGTCATGCTGAACTGGTTTCAGCACCCACTTCGCTGCCACGGCGTGCCAGCAGGCGGGCGCTCAGCATCCGCCGCACCGGGATGTCGTAGAGCCGGAGGCTGGCGTAAGCGAGCGCCACTGAGGCGACGAACACTCCGGCGCCGACCAGCGCACCCTCCGCACCGGGCACCTTCCGGTCCACGACCCAGCCGGTGTAGATGTAAATCAGCGGATAATGTGTGATGTAGAGCGGGTAGGAGAGATCGCCGAAGAAGCGGGCGACCCGGATCGACGCGCCCTCCTCGCGCTTCTCGCCCGCGCCGATCGCCACGATCAGCGGGAACAGAAGAATAATGCAGCCCGCCTCGTACAGCCCGTTAAGCCAGAGATGTTCGGTCCCGCCGATCCGTGGCAGCGAGAGGGAGACGACCAGCAGCAGGCTGCACAGGAGGAAGGCGTGGCGGACCACGATGCGGGTTCCCAGCCGCATCAGCAGCACTCCGGCGAAGAAGGGAAACAGGACTCGCGACAGGCCGATCTGGATCCCGCTCGCATCCAGCGCCCAGCCGCCGATCAGGTCGCCGCGGGCTCCGAACACCGCCAGGCCGACAAGCGCCGCGCCCCCGACCGCGACCAGGATGCCCAGCCCGCGGTTGGAGAGCTTCCGGACCCCCACGGCATAGAGGATGTTCGCGACATATTCGTAGAACAGCGACCACGCCGGCCCGTTGAGCGGATAGATTTCGTCCCAGCCGCGGATATCGGCCGACTTGGGCAGCGGGATCATCAGCGCGCCGAGCAGCATGACGAGCAGCACCTGTCCCGTCGAGGCTCCCGCTACCTTGGGAAAGACCGAGAAGTCCTGGAACCAGAACAACGCCGCGCCGATCAGGCTGCCGAGGACGATCATCGGCTGCAGACGGATCAGGCGACGCTTGTAGAAGCCCCACTGCGTCATCCGCCCCCACCGGTCGTCGTAGGCGTAGGCGATCACGAACCCCGACAGGAGGAAGAAGAAGTCGACCGCGAGATAGCCGTGGTTGATGATCTGCTTCTGGGGGTCGTTGTCGGCATAGGCCTCGAACAGGTGGAACACGACCACCAGAAGCGAGGCGACGCCGCGGAGCCCGTCGAGCACGACATAATGGCTCTTCCCCGGCGCTACCGCCGAGGTCGAGGTTGCTGCCGACGAATCATCCATGGTGCGAGCGCCCCTGCCTTACCCCTCCTCCCATGGCAGTCGCGGGCGCATCCGCCCAGTGGCGATCGCAGCGGGCGCGTCGACGAACGCGCAGGATGTCGGAAAGAGCGCCGTCGGACAGGCGGTCGGGCGTGGGCCGATCAGCCCGATTCCCTGACCCGCTCGCGCTGCCACAGCAGCATTGCCAGGATGCCGCACAGGACACCGGCGAGGCTCAGGCCGATGGGGATCCAGCGGTTGATGTGCGCCGAATCGACGATCAGGCTGGCGAGGACGAAACCGAGGCAGGCGAGTTGCGCTGCAGGCACGCGGGACATTGGCGACCCTCCGTCTGAGGACCGCGAGCTTACGGGGAAGCCGGCCTTCCTGTCCATCCGGGCGCCCGGCCTGGCGCGCCGGCTAGAACAGCCAGGCCAGTCCCAGCCCGATCAGCGTCCAGGCGCCGACCGCCAGCCCGGTCACCAGCATCACGCTGGCGCGCAGCGGGATCCGGTCGTCGGCGGCGGCGGGCTCGGCCTGCGCGGCGGCGATCCGCTGGCGCACCGAGTCGAACGTCTCGCCATCGACGATCGCCCGCTCGAACGGGCTCTGCAGCACCGCCGCGCTGATCGCGGCCGAGGTGATGCTCTGGCGGAACTCGCAGCCGAAGAAGCGGCCGCTGCTCCACACCACCCGCGCCTCGCTCGGGCCGCGTTCGGGGATGTCGACGACCAGCGTCTCGCCGATCGTCAGCTCGCGCGCGGTCTCGATCAGCAGTCCGGTCGGCGACAGGTCGCGGATGAGGATCTCCGTCTCGTCGTCGGAGAGGACCGAGCCCAGCCGGAGCGGACGCCGCTCCGCCGTGCGCCGGCTGCCGCCCTTCGCCGCCGAGGGGCTTTCGACCTCGGGGGTCGAGCCGGCACGCTTGGAAGCACTCATGAAGCCAGCGATGAACGGAAAATCTTAACGATCCGTTGAAGCTGGCCCCGATCCGGCGATCCCGATCGCGCGCCGCCCCTTGCCTTCGCACCTGCGAACAGACATTCGGGCGGGGATGACCGACGACGCGCTCCGCTCCGCCGCCCTCACCTCCAAGGCCTGGCCGTTCGAGGAAGCGCGCAAGCTCATGAAGCGCTGGCCCGACGGCAAGCCCGGCGGCGAGCCGATGGTCTTTGAGACCGGCTACGGCCCCTCGGGCCTCCCCCACATCGGCACTTTCACCGAGGTGCTCCGCACCACCTGGGTCCGCCGCGCCTACGAGACCCTGACCGGCGGCGCGCCCACGCGCCTGATCGCCTTCAGCGACGACATGGACGGGCTGCGCAAGGTCCCCGACAACGTCCCCAACCCCGCGCTGTTGCAGGAAGCGCTCGGCAAGCCGCTGACGAAGGTCCCCGACCCGTTCGGCTGTCACGAGAGCTTCGCGCATCACAACAACGCGCTGCTCCGCTCCTTCCTCGACCGCTTCGGCTTCGATTATGAGTTTCTCTCGGCCAGCGACTGCTATTCGTCCGGCCGCTTCGACCCGACGCTCCGCTCCGTCCTCGCGCACTTCGACGAGATCATGGGCGTCATGCTCCCGACCCTGCGCGAGGAGCGGCGGCAGACCTATTCGCCCGTCCTCCCCGTCTCGCCCTCGACCGGCCGCGTCCTCCAGGTCCCGGTCCGCGTCGTCGACGCGGCGGCCGGCACCATCGCCTTCACCGACGAGGACGGCAGCGAAGTTACCCAGTCGGCGCTCGGCGGCATGGCCAAGCTCCAGTGGAAGGTCGACTGGGCGATGCGCTGGGTCGCGCTTGGCGTCGATTACGAGATGGCGGGCAAGGACCTCATCGACAGCGTCGTCCAGTCGGGCAAGATCGCCCGGGTGCTTGGGCAACGCCCGCCCGAGGGCTTCAACTACGAGATGTTCCTCGACGAGAAGGGCGAGAAGATCAGCAAGTCCAAGGGCAATGGCCTCGGGCTCGAGGACTGGCTGACCTACGGCAGCGAGGATAGCCTCGCCTTCTATCTCTACCGCGAGCCAAAGAAGGCCAAGAGCCTCCACCTCGGCCTCATTCCGCGCGCGGTCGACGACTATTGGCAGTTCCGCGAGAAGTGGCCCGACCAGCCGCCCGAGCAGAAGCTCGGCAATCCGGTCCACCACATCCACGAGGGGAAGGTCCCCGCCTCGACCCTGCCGCTCAGCTTCGGGCTGCTGCTCAACCTCACCAGCCTGCCCGGAGTCGCCGACAAGGACACCGCCTGGAAGTTCGTCCGCCGCTACCAGCCCGACCTTTCGCCCGAAGCGAACCCGGAGCTCGACGAGCTGATCGGCCTCGCCGTCAACTACGCCCGCGACTTCGTCGTCCCGACGCTGAAGCGCCGCCGGCCAGTCGGAATGGAAATCGAGGCGCTCAACGAACTCGACGGCATGCTCGCCGTGCTGCCCGCCGACGCCAGCGCCGACGAGATCCAGAACCAGGTGTTCGAGATCGGCAAGCGCCAGCCCTTCGAGTCGCTCCGCCACTGGTTTCAGGCGCTCTACGAAACGCTGCTCGGCTCGCCGCAGGGTCCCCGCATGGGCAGCTTCATCGCGCTCTACGGCATCGACAACAGCCGCCACCTGATCGCCCAGGCCCTCGCCAGCGCGGAAGGCTGACGCGGGCCGCGCGGCCTGTCGCCGGAATGCATCAGGGCGGCGACCAGTCGCTTGAGCGGCTTTGCTTTTCCGCGCCGACGCCCCCACCTTCGGGAGCGATGAGCAAACGGAAAGACGTGGTCCCGCCGGAGCCGCGGGCCGAGCGTGCCTGGACTCGCGTGGAGGATTATACCGACCCCCGCGCGAGCTTCCGGCGCTATGCGTCGCGCGCGCGCCGGCGGGTCACGCCCGGTCGCGAACCGGCCGCTCCGCGCTTCAGCCTCGGCACCCTGCCGTTCGTCGTCCTCATCGTGCTGCTGGCGGTGCTCGCCGTCGGCATCTTCGTGTCCGCCATCCCGACCCGCGAAACCTTCCGCGCGCCCGAGCCGCGGCGCGAGCAGGGCACCGCGCCGCCGGGCTGGCTGCGCCGCGCCGGGATCACGCCCGACCGCTAGTCCTTCTTCGCCGCCGCGCCCTTCTTGCCGAGGATCGACTGCGCCTTGCACGAGGTACGGGGGTTCTTCTTGCCTTCCTTGTCGGCCGCCGCATTGGCGCGCTTGGCGGCGTGGCTGCCATGGCCCTTGGTCTCGGACATCGACGCGTTCCTCCTCGAAGCGAGCCATTTGAACGGCCCGCGCACGAAAAAGGGGCCGGCGCGGGCCGACCCCTCTCTCTCCTTCGCTCCAGCGAAAGGCTTAGCGGCAGTTCACCTGGCCGCGGTCGACCGACGAGCCGAGCGCCGCGCCGGCCGCGCCGCCGATGATCGTGCGCAGGGTCGACGAACCGCCGATCGGCAGGATGTTGCCGAGCACGCCGCCGGCCACGCCGCCGACGATCAGCCCGGTCGTGCCGTCCGAGCGGCGGCAGTAGTACTGGCCGTTCTGGCCGCGATAGACGCGGTCGTCGTAGCTCAGCTGGCGCTGCTGGTAGTTCTGGCCGTCGCGGTAGTAGCGGTCGGCATAATAGCCGCCGTAGGCGGGATCGGCCCGGTTGTAGTCGTAGTTGCGATAATTCTGCCAGTTGCCGCCGTCGCGGTAGCCGTTCGAGGCGTAGCCGTCGCGGTAGCCGTTCGACGAATAGCGGTTGGCGAAGCGGCGGCACTGGTTGAGGTCGCGGAAGCGCGCCCCGTCATAGCCGCGCGAACGCAGGTCCTGGTTGCACTGGCGGACCTGCTCGCGATAGCCGTAGTCGTTGCCATAGGGGGCATAGCCGTACTGCTGGGCGGCGGCCGGCGCGCTGGCGGCCATCGGGATGGCGACGGCGGCGGCGGCGGCCGCGAGAATGAACTTGGACATGGTGACTCCTCGATTTGCGTATCGGGTGGGTAACGAGCCGGGGCGCACGAATGTTGCGTGAACGGCAAACTACCCGCCGTTCAGCGGGCGGAAAGCCGCGGTTTCCTGCCGTTCCCGACGCAGCGAGAGCAGCACTCCGCCGGCCAGGATCGCGACCGTCACGCCGAGCGAGAGCAAGGGCGGCACCTTGTCGATGCCGAGCGCCTCGGCCGCGACGATCTTGCCGCCGATGAACAGGAGGATCAGCGCCAGCGCCGGCTTCAGCAGGGTGAAGCGGTCGACCGCCGCGGCCAGCGCGAAGTAGAGTGCGCGAAGCCCCAGCACCGCCATGATGTTGGAGGTGTAGACGATGAAGGGGTCGGTGCTGATCGCGAAGATCGCCGGGACGCTGTCGACCGCGAAGACGAGGTCGGCGAGGTTGACCAGCACCAGCGCGAGGAACAGCGGGGTCGCCGCCCAGCGCGCCGCCGTGCCGGTGCGGACGAAGAAGCGCTCGCCGTGGAGCTCGGGCGTGACCCGCAGCCGCCGTGCCAGCCAGGCGACCTTCGGGTCCTGCGCGAGGTCGTGCGGCTTGTCCGCGGCGAACAGCATCTTCGCGCCGGTCAGGATGAGGAAGGCGGCGAACAGCAGCAGCACCCATTCCGCCTCGGCGACGAGCGCCGCGCCGGCCCCGATCATCAGCCCGCGCAGGAGGATCGCGCCGACGATCCCCCACACCAGCGCCCGCTGCTGAAAGCGCGGCGGGATGGCGAGGAAGCCGAAGATCAGCGAGATGACGAAGACATTGTCGATCGACAGCGCCTTCTCGACGAAATAGCCGGTG
This window harbors:
- a CDS encoding acyltransferase family protein: MDDSSAATSTSAVAPGKSHYVVLDGLRGVASLLVVVFHLFEAYADNDPQKQIINHGYLAVDFFFLLSGFVIAYAYDDRWGRMTQWGFYKRRLIRLQPMIVLGSLIGAALFWFQDFSVFPKVAGASTGQVLLVMLLGALMIPLPKSADIRGWDEIYPLNGPAWSLFYEYVANILYAVGVRKLSNRGLGILVAVGGAALVGLAVFGARGDLIGGWALDASGIQIGLSRVLFPFFAGVLLMRLGTRIVVRHAFLLCSLLLVVSLSLPRIGGTEHLWLNGLYEAGCIILLFPLIVAIGAGEKREEGASIRVARFFGDLSYPLYITHYPLIYIYTGWVVDRKVPGAEGALVGAGVFVASVALAYASLRLYDIPVRRMLSARLLARRGSEVGAETSSA
- a CDS encoding lysine--tRNA ligase; protein product: MTDDALRSAALTSKAWPFEEARKLMKRWPDGKPGGEPMVFETGYGPSGLPHIGTFTEVLRTTWVRRAYETLTGGAPTRLIAFSDDMDGLRKVPDNVPNPALLQEALGKPLTKVPDPFGCHESFAHHNNALLRSFLDRFGFDYEFLSASDCYSSGRFDPTLRSVLAHFDEIMGVMLPTLREERRQTYSPVLPVSPSTGRVLQVPVRVVDAAAGTIAFTDEDGSEVTQSALGGMAKLQWKVDWAMRWVALGVDYEMAGKDLIDSVVQSGKIARVLGQRPPEGFNYEMFLDEKGEKISKSKGNGLGLEDWLTYGSEDSLAFYLYREPKKAKSLHLGLIPRAVDDYWQFREKWPDQPPEQKLGNPVHHIHEGKVPASTLPLSFGLLLNLTSLPGVADKDTAWKFVRRYQPDLSPEANPELDELIGLAVNYARDFVVPTLKRRRPVGMEIEALNELDGMLAVLPADASADEIQNQVFEIGKRQPFESLRHWFQALYETLLGSPQGPRMGSFIALYGIDNSRHLIAQALASAEG
- a CDS encoding TerC/Alx family metal homeostasis membrane protein; translation: MDLSTASWLGTPAWFWLAFLALVAALTAFDLGVLNRREQAMGVARSLRLSAFYVAVALAFGGWVWASKGAADGLAWYTGYFVEKALSIDNVFVISLIFGFLAIPPRFQQRALVWGIVGAILLRGLMIGAGAALVAEAEWVLLLFAAFLILTGAKMLFAADKPHDLAQDPKVAWLARRLRVTPELHGERFFVRTGTAARWAATPLFLALVLVNLADLVFAVDSVPAIFAISTDPFIVYTSNIMAVLGLRALYFALAAAVDRFTLLKPALALILLFIGGKIVAAEALGIDKVPPLLSLGVTVAILAGGVLLSLRRERQETAAFRPLNGG
- a CDS encoding PilZ domain-containing protein, with the protein product MSASKRAGSTPEVESPSAAKGGSRRTAERRPLRLGSVLSDDETEILIRDLSPTGLLIETARELTIGETLVVDIPERGPSEARVVWSSGRFFGCEFRQSITSAAISAAVLQSPFERAIVDGETFDSVRQRIAAAQAEPAAADDRIPLRASVMLVTGLAVGAWTLIGLGLAWLF